The DNA window GCCACCTGGCAAGTATGTTGTGTTAAACAAATGTCAAAGTCAGGTAATTTGGGAAAGGTGCCTATTTAGACATCACATTGTGGGGTGTCCGACCAGCGCAGGGACATGTTTTCATCCAGCTGCATGCCCCGTGAACTGGATCTGCAGCTGGCAGCACAAGGAGCATCCAGTTGGGTTCTCAAGAGAAGACCAGCAGTGCATGATGCGAGCCAGGAAAGGGACAAAAATCATCAGGGATCTAGAAAAGCTGGCCAGAGCTGAAGGGGCTGGTGAAATTTAGCACAGAGAACACTGAGGTCAGATACAGAGGGACTTCCAAGGTCTGTTCCAGCCCATTTTTTGGGATGTGTGCAGGCAGCCGTGCAAGCAAGGCCTGGGGCTCTGGAATCCTCCTGGCCCAGGAGGAGCGGGCACTGGCATTTCCGAGCCTGATGAACGGGGTCTCTCCGCCAGCCTCACCCTACACACAGACCGAAGGGAAAGGGCATCTCAGCCCCCTGAGCAGATGATCCCTTCCCACGCAGGCACCCTGCCTGCCCTGAGCCCGTGCTCCCCCCGAGGCAGCCACTCGCCCGGGCTGCAGGGCCCTGGGGCTGTGATATTGTAAAGAACAAGACATCAGCAATTTCTGTTCCTACTATTGCTGCTGTCTCTGAGACAGGCAAACTCATTAGCTCTCTCCTGAGGATTTTGAGAGATTGATAAATACCGCTCCCTTGCTCTATGTGATGGCTGGGGTGAAGAGGTCCTGGCTGTGGaccagctctgcagagagctCTGCGAGCATCCTGGCTGGCGGGGCAGTGGGCGGCAGATGCAATGCTCCTCCAGCATGCCGGGTGGGATCAACCCTGTGGCTGTTGCTCTGTCTCTGCCCCGAAGAAAGCCATGCCTTCGTGACTGTGCTGCTGCCGCCTCCCACTCCTGCCAACACAGTGGAGAGGAGCAACCTCAAATGAGTGAAGTCCTGGCAGGGTTCATGAGAACAGGCTGGCAGGAGCAAGGACAGGAGGGTGCACACAGAAAGGCTGCAGGACGAGCGCGTATACATCAAATCCATACACTTACACAAATCCCAATTTTGTGAGTTTGtccatttgctttgttttccaggtCCGAGTGCTGCAGTTTCATAGCCCGCTGAGAGAAGACATCAAAATGAAAGAGCCCACAGAGGTTCCCTCTCACTGGATCCTTCTGGAGAGGTCCGCCACCACCTGGGGATATTCAGATGGAATAGGGACTCCTTGGCCCACAGATCTGTTGtcctctgctcttcatcctctGTGCCTTGTCACCACCCTCCAAAATTGCTGTTCAGCTTCATCTTGGACTTTGACAGCATCTCCCGGTTTGGGTGCCTGACTTTTCTATACCCTGTTACCTCCGGAATCCTCGTGGCTTTCCACCACAATCTTTGTCTTTGTCCCTTTGCTTGGGGCAGACACCCCGCTCCCACCATCACCTCTGAGTGGGACCAGGTGATGCTGTGCAGATTTCCTTGCTCCCACCATTTGATCTGGACTACTCTGTCACCTTTGGCACTTGAAATATGAATGCTGTGAGCTCGCTCTGGGTTTCCATGGAAGCTGAGGCTGTTCCTGCAGCCTCTTTCTTTACATCACTTCTTGCACTGTTTGCATTTAACTGTGCATGCTGTAGCACACAGAATTGGAAAGAGCCTTGGCAATAGGGCAGGTAGGAAAAATACAACATGAAGCATCTTATTCAGGTTTGCCTCTGGTGATGGAGTCCTTTACAATGTGGTTGTCACTGGGTGGTGGGAGCATCTAAAGCCCCAGTCACAGGCAGGGCCTCTTTGGGCTGATCCTGGCCAGACCTATAAAGACCTGGGAGCAAATTCTGTCAAACAGCACCAGGAAAGGCTCCTGGACATGTAGTCCTGCCCTACAGGCTTGGCTATTTGCATGCAATGAGCATCCCCTAAGCAGGTCCCAGCCATGGTACTACAGTCCGGGGACTGTTGGCACAGGCTGCTTTGAAGGCCAGGAGAGTTTAATGCATGGACTTGGGTTGGAGAACAGCTCAGGAAAACCAGTCAAATGTTCACAGGTGTTAGAGCAGGATCAAAGCTGTCCATAGACAATTCCTAGCTGCAGAGTTCAGTTGGAAGCCCCCATGCTGGTGGCTGAGGGATGCTTACAGTGCTGCCCATGGCAGCTCCTGGCAGTAGGGGATGCTCGCCTCTGCCCACGTTGCAAAGGGGTCGGGGAGGATCAGGTGGATGTGCTGGTGCTTTACGCTTTCAGCTGAGGCTGGTGCTGGTTTGCACTGGAGGATGTCCCCatgggcaggggctgggtggactgtgtccctctgccttgctgggCTGCGGTCCGGGAGGAGGAGCACTGTCCCTGTGGTGGTCTCAGCCCGCAGTGCTTTGCAGGTGGAGGGGGAGGAAGCACCGATAAGACATGGGGTGGGGGAGAGCCTTGGACATGGGTGGGagtggaggagaggaggctgTGATGGGGCTGCAGTCCCTTCTCCCGGGGAAGAGGGGCAGAGGGTGCTGGGGACCGCGGCAGCACGGGACAGGGATGGCTGTGGGGCTGTCGGGGCTCTGCTCTCTGCTGTTCCCCTTTATCCCAGAGGGCACAGAGCCCCATCCCTTGCTGGGCCTCTCCCAGGCTGCCCCGTCGGGCCGTGGGGTGCTGCAGGgtcaccccatccctgcagcgTAGCACAGCGCGCTAGCAGGAATGGCGGCAGGTTGGTGCTGTCCTCTGCCACTGCCTGCCCGTCTCTCCCTGGCCATGTCACCCAGCCTTCACTCCCAACTCCCCATTAAAGTCTTTAAAAGCTCCTGGGCAAACAGAACCCCGGTTTTCACATGCTGTCCCAAACCAGAGCAGGGGCTGCACGTGCCCGTGCCTGCCcgggcagccagggctggtggTTTTGGCACTGAACAGGCACAGCATTGGCAACTCTGGCACTGGGAAGGTGACAGGGCCAGGGGGTGGCAGGGAggtggtggcagcgcaggggatggcagggaggtggcaggggatggcagggaggtgATGGCAGTGCaggggatggcagggaggtggcaggggatggcagggaggtggcaggggaTGGCAGGGAGCTGGTGGCAGTGCaagggatggcagggaggtggTGGCAGTGCAGGGGATGGCAAGGATGGCAGTGCTGCCTTTTGGCCAGGAGGTGCCTCCCGCGCTCCACGCTTGGTGCCGTGCCCGGTGCCACCGCGGTGTCCCCAGGACAGCCTGGCCGCCCGCTTGCtcagagcagagggaagagatTTGCAGGCGCATCCATTTATTCTGTTCACCTCCCAGCTAGGCTGGCAGggcgagcagcagcagcaggagcagcgggGATGGGCTGCCCTCCCTGGGCTCGCTGATCAGGAGTTAGCAGAGCAATTGCCAGCCTTGCAGAGGTGCCGGCAGCTTGGAAGGGCCACGACTTACCAGGGAGGTGCTGGAGATGTGCAGGGCATCACCCGGACGCACACAGACCTCTGCACCTGAAACTGCCCCCACGGCCCTCGCTGACCCACCGGCCCAGAGCTGGCAGGTTTGGGCATTTCTCCTCTCACTACCTCTGCAGGCCCGGGACGGGGCACGTGCTCCTGCTGCCACCATCCTCCTGGCTCATCTGCCAGTTGTGCAAATTTCGGGGCAGGGAGGATATCTGTTCTAGGAGCTGCGCTTTGCATGGCCCCACCGTGGGGACCCCTGCCCCTCTGCAAGAGGGGCTGACAGTGTGCGTGGGATGTGTGACGTTGTCTTTCCATGTAGCCCACCATCCGAGCATGGAAGGGGCTTCAGGGCATCATCCCAGCAGCGCAGGTGGCTCTGACACACCCCAGGGTCCGTGCCACTTTGCTGGGGGCTCAGCCCAGCAGCCCCGCCGCAGCCGTTCGCAGGCTCAGACCATTCTCCAGTCTCTCCTCTCTGTTCCCCCCAGGATAAAATGCTCTAGGGGTACCCAGGACACCCCATTGCCAGGGTATTTTGCTCTGGGGTTGTGCCCACACAGGAGGATGCGGTAGAAGGGGGGTGTTTTGCAGTCCAGACTCTCTCCCTGACCACTGCCATCCCCTTGGCCACTCCTTACCTGCCCGGACATGCTGGGGCTTGTTCCAGCCCACCAGCTGGGATGGGAGCCGGATGAAGAGGTGGCCAAGGGGCCTGTCACCGacacagctcctgctgctgcctccatggccctgaaaaaacccaccctgcagtgctctgcagcttgctttctgctgggACCTGGCCTTGACCCCGCTTAGCAAAGGCCTGGTGACACTGGAGCTGAGGCAAGGacagctggctgctctgctggggaCAGGGCACGGGGGTGGCTGGGATGGGGCTGCGAGAACTCCCCATCCCAGTCCAGACCAGTTTGTCAGGTTGTCTTCTCCTGACTGTGCTCCTGAagcagctccagggcagcagACCCCTGGGGGAGCAGGGTGCACAATGCGGGGTCCCCGGTGCTGAGTGGTTTATGGACCGTGGGGATGCTGAGCAGGGTCCATACCCAGGGCAGTGCTGTCCTGGTGGGGAGGGGACTCGGGTTTTGGGAGTCACAAGCTGAAGGGTTTGCTGGGAAGCTGCTTTCAGAGCAGCCCCAAGAGCTGCCCAATATGTCCCATGAAGCCAGGAGAGCCATCAAGGCTGTTCCCCCGCAGACCCGGCACACACCTGGCCATGTTGCATGGTCCCTGGAGATGCTGGTAGCCCGAGCTGTGCATCGCTAGCATGGCTGTAGGTCACAAGCCCCCCTAAAATGGGGGCAGTGGGGACAAATGTCAGGGCACCCCCAGCATTTCATGCTGGGCAAGAGGTGGCCTTGGGAAGTGGAGGCTGGAGCATGGCTTGGTCCCTCGCACCCAAGGCACTCAGCATGACCCCCCCAGGGGGGGAACAGGCTCCTGGCTTGGGGAAGAGCCATTCCCAGGCTCGGGACCCTCCAGCATTCCCCACAGTGGAGCTGGGCACGGTATTTTGTGATGGAGCATCGCTGCGCTGGCAGTGAGCCCAGCACACCTCACTCAGggactgggcctgatcctgcctgcAGAAGGGCACATGCCGTTAGCCTTGGCAGGAGACTCATGCACTGTCCCCTTGCCCTGGGCAGAGATTTTGGGCTGTGGGACCAGTGACATGAGGCAGGAGCATCCCTCCAAGATGTCTTATGCCCTCTGATTTATTTTCCTCCCTGGCCTTTCAAACAAGCCAAAGTTAAGAGCAAttgaattttgtttattttttttttttccatcaggctCCCTTCCTGGGAGTAGTCCAATTAGTGATAACGAGCTGGATGGTAATTACAGCACAGGGCCACAGGAGGATTGATTGCTGGTGACCAGGCTGTTGCGGCcagtggccccccccccccccccccccgcccgcccccggctgGCTGCCGAGGGGCCAATTAGTAGGTTTGCAACCGATGATGCTTTGCTGGGGATTTTGCATCAGTTTCTtggctggagccagggctggtggcactggggggtgtgtgtgtgtatgtgcgtgacTGTCCCCGCATCTCCTCGGCCATCGCACCACAGGGAGAGACCTGCACACAGGACCCCAGTCCCTCTTTGCAGACACACCCCCGCCCCAAATAATTAACTCCTTTccaacacccccccagccctgcatggGGGCACTGGTGGCTCTGGGaccctctgtcctctttgcagagGGATGTGTGTTTGGGCAGCTGTGCCTCCCTGTCCCCCGGTGCCTGCTATGGCCAGGCAGAGACTCTCCTGGGGTGTCCTGTGGGGACCCCTAAGCCCTCCCCTGGTGCTGGGGAGTTTTTGCTCCAGCTCCCCATGCTCAGGGCAGCTGCAGACTTTGTGCAGCTCCCCTGAGTCCGTGGGGCAGCTGCCTGGTACGAAGAACAGCAGCCAAGTCCAGACTTTTCAGAGGTCTGTAAAAATCAGAGCTACCCTCACCCGAaaccagccccagggctgggacatTTTTAGGGGCTGAAAATGCCATGGTGAAATGAGATAACCTGTTCCAGTGGCACCTCAAGCACCCACTGCTGGGAGTCTGGGCTTGGGTGGTGTTTCCAAAAGGGACATTTTGTGCTGCAGATCCCAAGAAGGGTTGTATACTACAGCCATGTAAGGACATGCCACTGAATAGTGTTAATTTAGCTGGgattaaaatatacattaattTTGAGTAGCCTGAGGCTGGGGCATGGACAATGGTGGGAAGGAATGGTGCAGGTTCTGggctggtgcaggcagggggTGAACAGGCAGGAGGATGGGTGGGAGCTGGGGTCTGTGCCCAACCCGGGGCCCTGAGCAGCCAGTGCTGGACTTGCCAGGGGCAGTATGGGCTGAAACCTTTTAATTTGTGCACGCTCATCCAGCTCTTTCATGCCATCCCACAGACAGGTCTGCGTGTTGCCGCCACACTCGAGGAATTTGCACCAGCACTGCTCAGGGAGCTGCAGCCAAACCAACGTCCCCATCCCGTGGTGGTTCAGGGGTGCTGGCCTCCCACTAAAGGCTTTGCAACTCTGCAACCAGCTCCGGAGGGAGCAGAGACCTCCACGCATGGCTGGGGCTGGGTACCTTTgcagaggccggtgggcagcgcaGGTCTCCATGCCCCATCTCCAAACAGCTCTGCTGGCAGGCACCTACTCCCGCCAGCACTCACAGGGTTAAACTGTTGTTTGCTTTGGACGCTTCACCCGAAGGAGAGATTAACAATTAGCAAGTGAGCTATTGCTAATAGCTGGAAGTGTCCTGAGGCTAATTACTCAGCCGCGATGCATCGATCTGTTTCTCACGGCTACTTTGTAGGTAAACAAGGGAAAGTGCCTCTTTCCTTGGGGCTCCTCGGTGGACAAAGTGGAGGTCCCCCAGCCAGGAGCAAGTGGGAAATCACAAGCTGGGAGCTGCTCAGTGTCACAGGCAGAGCTCCAGTGACAgggacacccccagccccccgctATTGCAGCCCCCTGCACGGGCTGCTCTGGGGGCTGTTTGCAGAGGGGACCCTGCGGggcttggctgggccgggctgcaGCAGGGTGGTCTTTGCCGCTGGTGCCCCTTGCACTGAGCCGCCACGTGTCACCTGCGTGAGGGCAGACTAAAGCATCTGCTTCGTTAGCAATCAGGGCTCTTCTCCACCTTCGCACGGTGCCGGGGCAAATGCTGTCCCCCAAACTCACCAGCAGCCAGGACTCCGTAACTAGTCAGGACTTGCACCACCAGCACTGTTTTATCATTGATTTGACATCTGCAGTGGGCAGAGAGTAGATCCCTCACTTCACAAAGCCCAATCCTGCTCACAGCCAAGTCGGTGGCAGTTTTCTCTGTGAAATCATGAGTACTGGGGCCACGTCCTGACCACTGCTGGTAGGATGTCTGCTCAGCTAGGACCAACCTTTCCTTGCTTGTACCTATAAAGTACATGAGGGAGTGGCTGCTTCACCCGATGCGTGTGCTGGTGTCCGGAGGGACCTCGGTGGGATGGacaaatgggccaacaggaacctcgtgaagttcagccagaagtgcaaagtcctgccagGACTGGGGAACAAGCTCCggcaccagcacaggctgggaccACCCACCTGGAACATAgatttgcagagaaggacctggagggtcctggtgggcaccaaGTTGACCACGAGCAAAGGTGGCCAagggtgtcctgggctgcatcaggaggAGCATGGCCAGTGGGTTGAGGGAGATGatgcttcccctctgctcagcactggagaggccacacctggagtgctgggtccagtcctgggctctccaatatgagagagacatggacatactggaaaaAGTCCAGCcaagggccacaaagatgctgcaggggctggagcatctcttctatgaggaaagcctgagagagctgggactgctcagcctggagaagagatggcgcagggggatcttattaatgtatgTAAATAACCAAagagagggtgcaaagaggatggagacagGGTCTTTCCAGTGGTGGCCTGGGCCAATGGCGCCCTGGGCCAATGGCTCTGGACCAAGTTCATAGtatcttgagattttttttccttttagacatTTTGGTGGCTCAGATGAGCACTGGCAATGGTGCATGGCTGGGCACAAGGGTGAAGTTTGCCATCACTCACATTGCTTGAGCATTTCTGCCTCTGCAAGCGTGGGAGGTGGCAGGCTGAGAGCTCACCTGTGGTTTCTGTTGGAACTGAAGTTTTGaggtttaaacttttttttatttgtggaaaaAACCATCCTGTAGATGGTCTTGATGCAGAGAGCaggaagcagagacagaaaagatCACATTTAATTTTTAGTCCTTTGCTCTCTCAGGGTCTCAGTGTCCAGAGTCATGCACTGATCTCTGGCAGCGTTCAATGAAGGCCGAAGCATCTCTTAAGGCATTGATGGCAGGGAGCACATTGTACAACACCATCGGTGACAGCGGTGCTGGTCCTGAGCAGTGATAACCCCCCGTTTGCCTTGCTGACCAGGGAAGCAATTAGAAACATAACCAGAGTTTGTAAGAACATATATGGAAGCTCTTTCATACAAGCTGGGAGCACCCTGCGCTCTGTCCTTTTCTGCGCAGCAAAATGCTCCCAGTTTCAGTCTCACACTAAACGTTAAATCCCTGAGGCCTTATCTATTCCCCATCAATGACCAGTGCCAGAGTGCCTGGCTCCAATGCCAGGTCGCCTGGCCCtttctcctgccctgcagcaggatCAGCAAGATGCTTGCCTAAGGTTCTCCAGGGGTGGATTGCCTCCTTTCCAAGCAACCTGTTCAAGTGCTGAACACCTTTCTGGCAGACTTTTTAAAACACATCTAACCTAAACATTGATAGCCAAGATTAATAGACAATACACAATAGCCTGTCAGAACTCAAGGAGCacctggatgatgctcttagtcatacggtttagttttaggtagtcctgtgaggagcagggagttggactcgatgatccttatgggtcccttccgaCTTGAgatatatgattctatgattctttgaagTTTTCCAGCTGACGCACATCAGTGGGACTTTCATGACTTATGTCAGTTTTGAGAGAGATTTGGATGATCTataaagggaggaaggaaggaagcaaagatGGGTGGATGCATCACATTttacaggaaacattttcttttccttacttctTGAGTAGATCACTCTCTCTCCAAAGTGGGTGATAAATCTGCATTCACTCTTTGCGGAATTATGAAGTAACCTTTTCCTAGGGTGATCTGTGATCATTCCTGGCACCTGTAACCATAGGTTACATCAGGAATAggaaacagcttttgctttagaTGTCTGAGTGTTCTTCTGAGCTCAGAGTATGCAGCAGCAATTGCTTCTATGCAGAGCACCATCGCCATCCTGGGTTCCTCCTTTCCAGCTGATTCCTGCAGCGCTGGCACTTGGGTTGGCTTGTGGTTCCTTGCATTTGCTTTGCTGGATTTGCAAACACCTGTTGGAGGACTTGTGACGCTTCGCCTTACGATGTTGCCTTTGCATCAATATGCACGTGGTCCTGGTCAGGGTTTATGGTGGAGATGCACAAGAAGGTGTGGAAGGTGATGGCTGAGACTGCCACAGTGAATGTCTAACTGTAGCCTTTGTTTGGAGCAGACTCATGTGCCTGGAGATCCTGGTAGCCACGACATTTCTCAGATACACTGGTCTGACTACTGATTAGAAGTGAAGAGTAGATGCCTTTTACATGGATGGGTGCAGGAGATGCAGGGGGAGTCGTTCCCACCCCTTGTGAGCAAGGAAGGGGTCAGGgcatcctctcctcccctccacaTGGGACCTAAGGCGCTGAGCACCATGGTATCACCTCGCTGGTACTTGGTGGGCTGAACTGTCTTCTCTGGCTGATGCGCTTTGGTCTATGGGGCACCTCAGCCATTTGCCACAGAGGCTAAAATGCTGCTAGTGATATCAGGGAGCTACCACAATGTAACATTTCCCAGTGATATCTCGGAAAACAGGAGCGCATTGGCCAAAGGGACAGTTGCCCAGCACTCATTAGGACTGGCCCGTTGGTTTCAGGTGAATAACCTATTGCCTTGTCAGCATTAGGCATCTGGTCCAGGTTCCCTTTCTAGTCACTGGAGAGAGACAGACATTTCTGGGGGATAATTCGTTGCACTTAACTTCACACCTATTCTAGGATGGGATAAATTATTTTCTGGCTGTGCCTACCTCTCTCCACATCTGACTGGTTTTTATCAGCTTGTGAGATACTGAGTCCTGCCAACTTCCCCAGCAGTTTGAAGATCCCTTCCTGGATCTGCTTCATCTTTATGCCATAAATGAGGGGGTTGAGCATGGGAGGGACTGTCAAATAGAAATCAGCCACCAGGACTTGGACATGAGGTGCCAAGCCGAAAGAGAACATCTGCAGGTACATGGAGAGAAGGCCACCTACGTAAAACAGCAGGATGATGGAAACATGGCACCCGCAGGTCCTGAGGGCCTTGAGACGAGCCTCTTGGGCTGGCAGCCTCATCACAGACCTGAGGATCATACCATAGGAGAAGGTGATGAAGACAGAGTCTGTCCCCACCAATAGTGTTGCCACAACGAGGCTGTAGAGATCGCTGACAGATGGGTCGGCACAGGCCAGCTCCACCACGGCCATGTGCTCACAGTAGGAATGAGGGATTACTCTGGTTTTGCAGTAGGGTAAGCTGGTGAGGAGGCACATCAAAGGTGTCATGACACCGGCTGCCCTGGCCAGAGACAGCAGTCCTATCTGGATGGTCCTTGAGCTCGTTAGGGTGGTGGCGTATCTCAGAGGGTTGCAGATGGCTATATAGCGGTCAAAGGACATTGCCAGGAGCACGCCTGACTCTACTGCAGTGAAAGTGTGGATGAAGAACATCTGGATGAAGCAGGCCTCAAAACCAATCTTTCTTGAATCCAACCAGAATACACCCAGCATTTTAGGAACTACAGCAGTTGAGAAGATGAGGTCGATGACAGCCAACATGGAAATGAAATAGTACATAGGCTCATGGAGGCTTTTGTCCAGCCTCACAGCAAGAAGGACCATGCTATTTCCCAGCAAGGTCATGATATACATAAAGCAGAATGGGATGGAAATCCACATGTGGAGAGCTTCCAGACCAGGGATGCCCGTCAGGAGAAAAGGCAAGGAGTTGTTGTTGGATCGGTTGTTGGTTGACATGGCGCAGGTGGGCCAAGCCACATCCTTGTTCTCATCTTTAGTTCCCTGTAACAGTGATAGAAAGGTTGGGATTTTGCTGCCATCAGTTTGATCATAAAACTGTGCACACTGCAGTTCTCAAGCATCACACaattttgttgtatttatttggggaaaaactTTCAGAACCCATTATCTATGGTCAGACTTTTAAATGGATGTTGTGGTCAGTGCTTTCCAGAGGACACATCACTGGAGAATCCTGGCTGTCCTATTGCTTGCATGGGGCCACCTatcctgcttctccttccagcCCCTCTGATTTACCTCTAGCTTTTGCCTTACACACACCTGTCTAAAGGCTGGCACCACGGTGTCCTGCCCTGTCATGGCTTCCAGCCACTATCACCACTATCAGTGAACAGAAGCGAGGCAAAATGAGCCCAGGCTCTTTAGCCCTTGCCCAGCCTTCATGAACAGTTCAATGGCAGGACTTAAGGACTTGCTGCAAGGACTTGGAAGCAAGTCCTCCCTCCCTATGCCCTGCTCAGAGAGAGGACTGGGCATATGGGTCCAGATCACACAAGTTCCATCCTGTTGCTACTTAGGGTCATGCAGAAGCTGCACCTAGACAATGTGTCCATGGTGAAACTGGGCTGAGAGAAAATGCAGCCAGAAAAATAATGCTCCGAGCTGTCACCCGACACTAAGGGGACACAAGCATCATTGACAGCCTCTAGCTGCTAGCCACAGTCAAGGAGGGTAGAATTAAATTGGTACTACCCCTCCTCCTCACTCATCCATCCATGAGACTGAAGGCCAAACTAATGCAGAATGCTGTCCTGTCAAAAACAGTGGAGGTACAcctgttttttcctctctggagCCCAATAACATGGGATTTGTTAAAGTATGCTTTCCTGGAAGAAATTGCACTATTGCAGGCTCGTGGGCATCCAGAGATGGAGAACCTCCATCCCTTGATTTTTGCCTCAAGTACTAATCATCCTCACGGTTATAACCACgtgcttttcttcccatttgacATTGCCTGTCTACTCCTCCCAGCCACAGCATCCTCTTCTACCGTCCTATGCTTGGCCAGAGAACCCTTTATGGCAGAGCACCTTCACTGCATGAAGGTATGTACTTCCCATGACCAAGGAGTTATTCTTAATAAATTAAAGACCTGGAGCACTGCAAGTTTCTCCTCTCCACTCACCTGTTCCACTAGCTGTCTTactgagaggggtttttttgcatatctCCAAGATTTCaacactttttttgaaaaaatataaccTCTTCCATTTCCCTTTTATTTATGCATCCAAAATTGCACTAGCCCTCTGGGTCCCAGTGTTACCCTCTCACTATGCTGTCAGCAACTTTCCAGAGCCTTTGTTCTCCAGGATACAGTGCTCCACTCTGAAAACCTGCCTGACTCTCCTCAGCTTATTGCAGGCAGTTCCTTTGAATGACCAAGTCTGCCAAGCTCTCTAGACAGCTCTGTGGGACTTGCCTTTCCCTGGCATTATCTGAGACAcaatttgtgctggttttgggacAACTGA is part of the Accipiter gentilis chromosome 19, bAccGen1.1, whole genome shotgun sequence genome and encodes:
- the LOC126048425 gene encoding olfactory receptor 52K2-like, with product MSTNNRSNNNSLPFLLTGIPGLEALHMWISIPFCFMYIMTLLGNSMVLLAVRLDKSLHEPMYYFISMLAVIDLIFSTAVVPKMLGVFWLDSRKIGFEACFIQMFFIHTFTAVESGVLLAMSFDRYIAICNPLRYATTLTSSRTIQIGLLSLARAAGVMTPLMCLLTSLPYCKTRVIPHSYCEHMAVVELACADPSVSDLYSLVVATLLVGTDSVFITFSYGMILRSVMRLPAQEARLKALRTCGCHVSIILLFYVGGLLSMYLQMFSFGLAPHVQVLVADFYLTVPPMLNPLIYGIKMKQIQEGIFKLLGKLAGLSISQADKNQSDVERGRHSQKIIYPILE